Proteins encoded in a region of the Mercenaria mercenaria strain notata chromosome 1, MADL_Memer_1, whole genome shotgun sequence genome:
- the LOC128550137 gene encoding uncharacterized protein CXorf38 homolog yields MAERKDSSESKISETKFHNWIKSGLALMHTRNGIQPFVIDEITAFQQTMYSGILTLLGIDTDSKCSACTTNAIICDKVFEKCRRRSCTSFHRECPERGLCTKVKEKIIKAHRYHGTSWMNTDAKLWCSDPWQIAKCYMPREGYSTQMSADETDFNGIVNIILNNENFAQKLSAKLTDSENIFRKPLNMMYVNGKS; encoded by the exons ATGGCAGAACGTAAAGACAGTAGTGAGTCAAAAATCtcggaaacaaaatttcacaactGGATAAAATCTGGCCTAGCTCTCATGCACACAAGAAATGGAATTCAACCGTTTGTAATTGATGAAATCACTGCTTTCCAACAGACAATGTACAGCGGCATTTTGACATTATTAGGTATAGACACAGACTCCAAATGTTCAGCATGTACTACAAACGCTATCATCTGTGATAAGGTATTCGAAAAGTGCAGGCGTAGATCGTGCACCTCGTTTCATAGAGAATGTCCAGAAAGAGGACTATGTACGAAAGTGAAGGAGAAAATAATCAAAGCACACAGATATCATGGAACCTCATGGATGAATACTGACGCTAAGCTATGGTGCAGTGATCCTTGGCAAATTGCCAAGTGCTACATGCCGAGGGAAGGATATAGCACACAGATGTCAGCAGATGAAACCGACTTTAATGGAATTGTTAACATCATATTGAATAACGAAAACTTCGCGCAGAAACTTTCTGCAAAGCTTACAGATAGTGAAAATATATTCCGTAAG CCATTGAATATGATGTATGTAAATGGAAAGTCTTAG
- the LOC128550131 gene encoding uncharacterized protein LOC128550131 has protein sequence MARLNQIQHERAIAMMQCNRRAEDIVRLFGCTKATINSLRRRFQQTGSTSDRPRSGRPRVTTQADDNFIKMTSLRNRFQPATVTAATLPGRQVSADTIRRRLRMYGIRPRRPYRGPVLTQRHRRARLARAQRHQRWRRVDWNMVIFSDETRIQLRQADWRTRVFRRIGERFADACVEETDRFGGGSGMVWGGICGGQENANCRHQRQFDGTALQGRCTSTGADSFYQP, from the coding sequence ATGGCACGTCTGAATCAAATTCAGCACGAGCGCGCAATTGCGATGATGCAATGCAacagacgcgcagaagatatagtcAGATTGTTTGGTTGTACTAAAGCTACAATAAATTCATTACGTAGACGCTTCCAACAGACTGGCAGTACCTCTGATAGACCACGCTCAGGTCGCCCACGTGTGACGACGCAGGCTGACGACAATTTCATCAAGATGACGTCACTGAGAAACCGATTCCAACCAGCCACCGTCACGGCTGCAACACTACCAGGCAGGCAGGTTAGCGCAGATACCATACGCAGGAGGCTTCGTATGTATGGTATCCGTCCTAGACGACCATACCGTGGTCCAGTGTTAACGCAGAGACACCGAAGAGCACGTCTGGCACGGGCCCAACGTCATCAACGGTGGAGGCGTGTCGACTGGAATATGGTGATATTCAGCGACGAGACACGTATCCAGTTGCGTCAGGCTGATTGGAGAACCAGAGTGTTCAGAAGAATAGGAGAACGCTTTGCTGACGCTTGCGTTGAAGAGACGGACCGTTTTGGTGGAGGAAGCGGAATGGTTTGGGGCGGCATTTGTGGTGGTCAAGAAAACGCCAATTGTCGTCATCAACGGCAATTTGACGGCACAGCGTTACAGGGACGATGTACTAGCACCGGCGCTGATTCCTTTTATCAACCGTAA
- the LOC123563718 gene encoding uncharacterized protein LOC123563718 has translation MQKLSELRTAKWSIFTSKDDKFAVIKTAFTSEKVTPQTEQEKEKVEMLKIAIKVIEANTSSDVQSVIWQLQSSFDKYEDQKQKRKRKDICRRLIKSYQLECSTLPISALFEEEDAPLLHFYVQPMMQQVEYHKVRKQYKTVKSYNDIFHKDGQLCKKIYITGNAGTGKTAICQKMVLCWCHAQSAGKTDENFSEEDINTMKLFNYVFFVSLRDTEMCHVETMIQQQLLSTDKAELIDQILEDEKCLIILDGLDEWSHPKSATFCPIDKKIPHRKTRDSCIYLTTSRPWKLESNRLITRQIDQQIELKGLDKRASDKLIAFVVDHLNKKYLKDRTPREFQEAIEKKKQVTGVSEIPVIKIQLISLWFQKTDLSTHFSRCEIYADTVEMLLSRAIEREGSQAVASRNSESVKQINTKTFEQEAPNTISRLTLLTEFCDLLYKIGHLAFDMLFSTPDGESSLVFKRNFGKNYNLSDIEIDFLLFVGILSKNKVIGPQHDRLIKLTFLHKSYQEFFAALYISMNKDIERIEKCIFSKCNSLAEFLRYEQMFVFLSGMNVKVMEAISDDVCNMVSADKDGN, from the exons ATGCAAAAGTTGTCAGAG CTGAGGACAGCCAAATGGTCAATCTTCACTTCAAAGGATGATAAATTTGCAGTTATAAAAACTGCATTTACTTCTGAAAAGGTGACACCACAGACAGAGCAAGagaaagaaaaagtggaaatgtTAAAGATTGCAATTAAAGTCATAGAAGCAAATACGAGTTCAGATGTACAGTCAGTAATTTGGCAGCTGCAGAGCTCTTTTGACAAATATGAAGATCAGAAACAAAAAAGGAAACGAAAAG ATATATGTAGAAGACTCATAAAGTCATATCAGCTTGAATGTTCAACGCTGCCGATCTCTGCTCTGTTCGAAGAAGAGGATGCCCCTCTGCTGCACTTTTATGTGCAGCCTATGATGCAGCAAGTAGAATACCATAAAGTTCGAAAGCAATATAAGACTGTAAAATCGTATAATGATATATTTCACAAAGATGGCCAACTTTGCAAAAAGATCTACATCACCGGAAATGCTGGTACTGGAAAAACAGCCATTTGTCAAAAGATGGTTCTCTGTTGGTGCCATGCACAATCGGCAGGAAAAACAGATGAAAATTTCTCAGAGGAGGATATTAATACAATGAagttgtttaattatgttttctttgtatCCCTTAGAGATACAGAAATGTGTCATGTAGAAACTATGATACAGCAACAGCTCCTGTCTACTGATAAAGCAGAGTTAATTGACCAGATCCTCGAAGACGAAAAATGTCTGATTATTCTCGATGGCTTAGATGAATGGTCTCATCCAAAATCAGCCACATTTTGTCCAATTGATAAGAAAATTCCACACAGAAAAACACGTGACAGCTGCATTTATTTAACCACATCTAGACCATGGAAGCTAGAGTCGAACAGATTGATTACAAGACAAATAGATCAACAAATTGAATTGAAAGGACTAGACAAGAGAGCGTCAGATAAATTGATTGCATTTGTTGTTGATCATCTTAACAAAAAGTACTTGAAAGATAGAACACCAAGGGAGTTTCAAGAGGCTATCGAGAAGAAGAAACAGGTTACAGGTGTTTCAGAAATACCAGTCATAAAGATACAGTTAATAAGTCTGTGGTTTCAGAAGACTGATCTAAGTACACATTTTTCCAGATGTGAGATATATGCTGATACTGTAGAGATGCTTTTGTCAAGAGCTATTGAAAGAGAAGGAAGCCAAGCAGTAGCTAGCCGAAATAGTGAATCAGTCAagcaaataaatacaaaaacgTTTGAACAGGAAGCACCGAATACTATTTCAAGGTTAACTTTGTTAACAGAGTTTTGCGACCTTCTTTATAAGATTGGTCATCTGGCTTTTGACATGCTCTTTAGTACACCTGATGGGGAATCATCACTTGTCTTTAAAAGAAACTTTGGCAAGAACTATAACCTGTCCGATATCGAAATTGACTTTTTACTGTTTGTAGGAATCTTGTCGAAGAACAAAGTCATTGGACCGCAACACGACCGATTGATTAAGCTGACGTTTCTCCACAAGAGCTACCAGGAGTTCTTTGCGGCACTGTATATATCAATGAACAAAGACATTGAACGTAtcgaaaaatgtatattttctaaatgtaattCACTAGCTGAATTCCTTAGATATGAACAGATGTTTGTTTTCCTTTCGGGTATGAATGTTAAAGTAATGGAGGCCATTTCGGATGATGTTTGTAACATGGTGTCTGCCGATAAAGATGGAAATTAA